The following proteins are co-located in the Triticum aestivum cultivar Chinese Spring chromosome 1A, IWGSC CS RefSeq v2.1, whole genome shotgun sequence genome:
- the LOC123191167 gene encoding 1-aminocyclopropane-1-carboxylate oxidase: MVVPVIDFSKLDGAERAETMAQIADGCENWGFFQLVNHGIPLELLDCVKKVCSESYRLREAAFRSSEPVQTLERLVEAERRGEAVAPVDDMDWEDIFYLHDDNQWPSDPPAFKETMREYRAELKKLAERVMEAMDENLGLDKGRMKAAFTGDGLLAPFFGTKVSHYPPCPRPDLITGLRAHTDAGGVILLFQDDKVGGLEVLKDGEWLDVQPLPDAIVVNTGDQVEVLSNGRYRSAWHRVLPMRNGNRRSIASFYNPAFEAAISPAVGEGAAAAYPDYVFGDYMDVYNKQKFDAKEPRFEAVKAPKAA, encoded by the coding sequence ATGGTTGTCCCGGTAATCGACTTCTCCAAGCTCGACGGCGCCGAGAGGGCGGAGACCATGGCGCAGATCGCCGACGGCTGCGAGAACTGGGGCTTCTTCCAGCTGGTGAACCACGGCATCCCGCTGGAGCTACTTGACTGCGTCAAGAAGGTGTGCTCCGAGAGCTACCGCCTCCGGGAGGCGGCGTTCCGGTCGTCCGAGCCCGTGCAGACGCTGGAGAGGCTGGTGGAGGCggagcggcgcggcgaggcggtggcGCCCGTGGACGACATGGACTGGGAGGACATCTTCTACCTCCACGACGACAACCAGTGGCCCTCCGACCCGCCGGCCTTCAAGGAGACCATGCGGGAGTACCGCGCCGAGCTCAAGAAGCTCGCGGAGCGGGTCATGGAGGCCATGGACGAGAACCTCGGCCTGGACAAGGGCCGCATGAAGGCCGCCTTCACCGGCGACGGCCTCCTCGCGCCGTTCTTTGGCACCAAGGTCAGCCACTACCCGCCGTGCCCGCGCCCGGACCTCATCACCGGGCTCCGCGCGCACACCGACGCCGGCGGCGTCATCCTGCTGTTCCAGGACGACAAGGTGGGCGGCCTCGAGGTGCTCAAGGACGGCGAGTGGCTGGACGTGCAGCCGCTCCCCGACGCCATCGTCGTCAACACCGGCGACCAGGTGGAGGTGCTCAGCAACGGCCGCTACCGCAGCGCGTGGCACCGCGTCCTGCCCATGCGCAACGGCAACCGCCGCTCCATCGCGTCCTTCTACAACCCGGCGTTCGAGGCGGCCATCTCGCCGGCGGTGGGGGAAGGCGCCGCCGCCGCGTACCCGGACTACGTGTTCGGGGATTACATGGATGTGTACAACAAGCAGAAGTTCGATGCCAAGGAGCCAAGGTTCGAGGCCGTCAAGGCGCCAAAGGCAGCTTAA